The Arachis hypogaea cultivar Tifrunner chromosome 16, arahy.Tifrunner.gnm2.J5K5, whole genome shotgun sequence genome contains a region encoding:
- the LOC112758659 gene encoding pectinesterase 3 — MDSINSFKGYGKVDEAEQQAFQKKTRKRLIILIVSSIVLIAVIIAAVLGTVLHSRRSSSSGPSTELSPVSSLRAVCEVTQYPESCMSSISSLPDYSNTTDPHLLFSLSLRVAINELSNLSHYPFKLRSSIKEPRLQKAIDVCATVLADAVANFNDSVSTLDAAGKLPSTTKISDIKTWVSAAITNQDTCLDALEEVNNSTAANAALEDMKTTMKNSTEFSSNSLAIVTRILGLLSQFNSPVNRRRLLGFPEWVGAAERRLLLDNGNTATGTTTPDAVVASDGSAQYKTIKEAVLAVKKKSEKRFVIYVKAGTYVENIDLDKDTWNVMIYGDGSDKTIISGSRNFIDGTPTFETATFAVKGKGFIAKDIRFKNTAGADKHQAVALRSGADQSVFYRCSFEGFQDTLYAHSNRQFYRDCDITGTIDFIFGNAAVVFQNCKIMPRQPLPNQFNTITAQGKKDPNQNTGIVIQKCSFSAFASDLQAPTYLGRPWKDFSTTVIMQSDIASFLKPVGWISWVANVDPPKTIFYGEYRNTGPGSDVSQRVKWAGYNPSLTETDAVKFTVQSFIQGPDWLPDSAVNFDSTL; from the exons ATGGATTCGATAAACTCGTTCAAAGGGTATGGCAAAGTGGACGAGGCAGAGCAGCAAGCCTTCCAGAAGAAGACTCGCAAGCGCCTCATCATACTCATAGTCTCCTCCATAGTCCTCATCGCCGTCATCATCGCCGCCGTCCTAGGCACCGTCCTACACAGCCGCCGTTCCTCTTCCTCTGGCCCCTCAACGGAGCTATCCCCGGTGTCCTCTCTGAGGGCCGTGTGCGAAGTCACCCAGTACCCAGAGTCGTGCATGTCGAGCATCTCGTCCCTCCCAGACTACTCCAACACCACCGACCCACACCTCCTCTTCAGCCTCTCCCTCCGCGTAGCCATTAACGAGCTCTCCAACCTCTCCCATTATCCTTTCAAGCTCCGTTCCTCCATCAAGGAACCCCGTCTCCAGAAAGCCATTGATGTCTGTGCTACGGTCCTCGCCGACGCTGTCGCCAATTTCAACGACTCCGTCTCCACCCTCGACGCCGCCGGCAAGCTACCATCTACCACCAAGATCAGTGACATTAAGACCTGGGTGAGCGCCGCCATCACCAACCAAGATACCTGCTTGGACGCCCTCGAGGAGGTTAATAACTCCACCGCCGCCAACGCCGCCCTCGAGGACATGAAAACCACCATGAAGAACTCCACGGAGTTCTCGAGCAACAGCCTGGCCATCGTGACGAGGATCCTGGGGCTGCTCTCCCAATTCAACAGCCCGGTGAACAGGCGGCGGCTTCTGGGGTTCCCGGAGTGGGTGGGGGCGGCGGAGAGGAGGCTGCTGCTGGATAATGGGAACACCGCGACGGGAACAACGACGCCGGATGCGGTGGTGGCGAGCGATGGGAGTGCGCAGTACAAGACGATAAAGGAGGCGGTGCTTGCCGTGAAGAAGAAGAGCGAGAAGAGATTCGTGATATATGTGAAGGCAGGGACTTATGTTGAGAACATTGATTTGGATAAGGACACTTGGAATGTGATGATCTACGGTGATGGAAGTGACAAGACCATCATATCCGGCAGCCGCAACTTCATCGACGGCACTCCCACTTTTGAGACTGCCACTTTCG CTGTGAAGGGAAAGGGTTTCATTGCAAAGGACATACGGTTCAAGAACACGGCAGGCGCAGACAAGCATCAGGCGGTGGCACTGCGATCAGGGGCGGACCAATCAGTGTTCTACAGGTGCTCGTTCGAGGGTTTCCAGGACACACTGTACGCCCATTCCAACAGGCAGTTCTACCGCGACTGCGACATCACCGGCACCATCGACTTCATCTTTGGCAATGCCGCAGTGGTCTTCCAGAACTGCAAGATCATGCCACGTCAGCCTCTCCCCAACCAGTTCAACACCATAACCGCGCAGGGAAAGAAAGACCCCAACCAGAACACCGGCATCGTCATCCAGAAATGCTCCTTCTCTGCCTTCGCCAGTGATCTTCAGGCCCCTACCTACCTTGGCCGCCCTTGGAAGGATTTTTCCACCACCGTCATCATGCAGTCCGATATCGCCTCCTTCTTGAAGCCCGTGGGCTGGATAAGCTGGGTTGCCAATGTCGATCcaccaaaaactatattttacgGTGAGTACCGCAACACTGGGCCTGGATCCGATGTCTCGCAACGGGTTAAGTGGGCTGGCTATAACCCCTCTCTAACTGAAACCGATGCTGTCAAATTCACAGTGCAGTCCTTTATTCAAGGCCCAGATTGGTTGCCAGATTCTGCTGTAAACTTTGACTCCACTCTCTGA